Proteins from one Pseudomonas grandcourensis genomic window:
- a CDS encoding helix-turn-helix domain-containing protein, whose translation MDSMIAAAAQALAAGNPLGALDRVALRDDAPALALRGIAMAQLGDLLRARALVKRAQRAFAPREVLARARCVVAEAEIALASRELGWPVKALETARVTLEHHGDRVNAAHARYLQIRRLLLIGQLDEAQQLLAELDPNPLPPALRATHELVLAGIAIRRLQSHEAREALNRAGQAAGQTGIAALMAEVEHAAHLLDAPAARLIAQGEARPLLLDDVEALFCSTSLVVDACRYVVHGCGMSVPLATRPILFVLARALAEAWPVDVAREVLIARAFRLKLSDESHRARLRVEIGRLRKALKPLADVIATARGYALQSSVCTEVVVLAQPVEEKFAGVLACLADGESWSSSALALALGTSQRTVQRALDTLAEQGKVQWFGRGRARRWMTPPVPGFATTLLLPAPLPGG comes from the coding sequence ATGGACTCGATGATCGCGGCCGCCGCACAGGCGCTGGCGGCGGGCAATCCGCTGGGCGCACTGGACCGCGTGGCCTTGCGCGACGACGCACCGGCACTGGCCCTGCGCGGTATCGCTATGGCGCAACTGGGCGATCTGTTGCGGGCCAGGGCGCTGGTCAAGCGTGCGCAACGGGCCTTTGCACCCAGGGAAGTACTGGCCCGGGCGCGCTGTGTGGTGGCCGAGGCCGAAATTGCCCTGGCTTCCCGGGAGCTCGGCTGGCCGGTCAAGGCGCTCGAAACGGCGCGGGTCACCCTTGAACACCACGGTGACCGGGTCAATGCCGCCCATGCGCGTTATCTGCAAATCCGCCGTTTGCTGCTGATCGGGCAGCTCGACGAGGCGCAGCAGCTATTGGCTGAACTCGACCCCAACCCGTTGCCGCCAGCCTTGCGCGCAACCCATGAACTGGTGCTGGCGGGGATCGCCATTCGCCGCCTGCAATCGCACGAAGCGCGGGAGGCTTTGAACAGGGCCGGGCAGGCTGCCGGTCAAACCGGGATTGCCGCGCTGATGGCTGAGGTGGAACACGCTGCGCATCTGCTGGATGCCCCAGCGGCACGCCTGATTGCCCAGGGTGAAGCACGGCCGTTGTTGCTCGATGACGTTGAAGCGTTGTTCTGTTCAACGTCACTGGTGGTGGATGCCTGCCGGTACGTTGTGCACGGCTGTGGCATGTCGGTGCCGCTGGCGACGCGGCCGATCCTGTTCGTGCTCGCCCGTGCGTTGGCCGAGGCCTGGCCCGTCGATGTTGCGCGGGAAGTGCTGATCGCCCGGGCATTCCGTCTGAAGCTTTCGGATGAATCCCATCGCGCCCGGCTTCGCGTGGAAATCGGCAGGCTGCGCAAGGCGCTCAAGCCGTTGGCCGACGTCATCGCGACGGCCCGCGGTTATGCCCTGCAATCGTCGGTGTGCACGGAGGTGGTGGTGCTGGCGCAACCGGTCGAGGAGAAATTTGCCGGGGTATTGGCCTGCCTCGCCGATGGCGAGTCGTGGTCCAGTTCCGCCCTGGCACTGGCGCTGGGTACCAGCCAGCGCACGGTGCAACGGGCGCTCGATACATTGGCGGAGCAGGGCAAGGTGCAGTGGTTTGGCCGTGGTCGCGCACGGCGCTGGATGACGCCGCCCGTGCCGGGATTCGCGACGACCTTGTTACTCCCGGCACCGCTGCCCGGTGGCTAG
- a CDS encoding PQQ-binding-like beta-propeller repeat protein, with amino-acid sequence MKHATAEIIREYGPFTDVDHVCGVTWDGEKVWFASNSKINALDPESGKVLSSIDVAAHAGTAFDGEHLFQIAEDRIHKIDPRSGRILSTIPAPGAGTDSGLTWAEGTLWVGQYRERKIHQIDPETGKILRTIESNRFVTGVTWVDGALWHGTWEGDESELRRIDPQSGKVLQSLTMPEGVGVSGLESDGGERLFCGGGDSGKVRVVRRPS; translated from the coding sequence ATGAAACACGCAACTGCTGAAATCATTCGTGAATATGGCCCGTTTACCGATGTCGACCACGTGTGCGGCGTCACCTGGGACGGCGAAAAGGTCTGGTTCGCAAGTAACAGCAAAATCAACGCCCTGGACCCGGAAAGCGGCAAGGTGCTGAGCTCAATCGATGTCGCTGCCCATGCCGGCACCGCGTTTGACGGAGAACACCTGTTCCAGATCGCCGAAGACCGCATCCACAAGATCGACCCCCGCAGCGGCCGTATCCTCTCGACCATTCCTGCCCCCGGCGCAGGCACCGATTCGGGGCTGACCTGGGCCGAAGGGACGTTGTGGGTGGGCCAGTACCGCGAACGCAAGATTCACCAGATTGACCCCGAGACCGGCAAGATCCTGCGCACCATCGAGTCCAACCGTTTCGTCACCGGCGTGACCTGGGTGGACGGTGCGCTGTGGCACGGTACGTGGGAAGGCGATGAAAGCGAGCTGCGCCGGATCGATCCGCAATCGGGCAAAGTGCTGCAGAGCCTGACAATGCCCGAAGGCGTGGGCGTGTCGGGGCTCGAGTCCGATGGCGGCGAGCGGTTGTTCTGCGGTGGCGGCGATAGCGGCAAGGTGAGGGTGGTGCGCCGGCCTTCGTGA